Proteins from one Gimesia maris genomic window:
- a CDS encoding pilus assembly protein TadG-related protein, whose translation MRQLQQLKDEETSSPHDQSRRGAFMVMAAPFLVATMGFMAFGIDIAVITMTKTRMRNAVEAAALAAAQQITDAVQTTADGIGGSDNVSGDVQDANSIAIDTARAVAEKVARLNGVYIDPETDVEFGKRYQDSGGTFHMVWGENAKPYNVVKVTARKDNATEGQPDSRLQLFFAGFMSEKTAAVTTSAIAFIEARDIVLVLDYSGSMSYDSEFDAMSSYRLGKSAVEANLDDIWETLVDSGATYSDSGKLKFPATGYGRINSEVGTYISSTNDDYIYRALDLDEEDSSGNLKYPFPQEGKNYYGNLNGEPSGNTNKNLWKNYIKWVRSDGTVNNYGYRKKYGYRTLMGYLIEQRKLNSQSEDLWRAPIYPFNAMKEGVTLFTEFLSGLEFGDHIGLVTYDDTSRIQSVLNEQGISESVDLGDELITNRYSDIDSIQRHKQASHYAPYTGMGYGIKDARELLQSHGRAGARPTILVMTDGNANRSPSGWSLPGSWDWDDVTDFDDDGQSDYSTNDRHKQYAFWQAVEAAKLGYTVHTMTVGEGADRSLMQAMAKACNGICIDAPGGATIEDMKSQLLTAFGKIAANVPPAKLLADPESDY comes from the coding sequence CGTGATCACAATGACCAAGACAAGAATGCGTAATGCCGTTGAAGCGGCAGCGCTGGCTGCGGCTCAGCAGATTACGGATGCCGTACAGACAACGGCTGACGGTATTGGAGGCAGCGACAATGTCAGCGGCGATGTGCAGGATGCGAATTCCATTGCCATCGACACTGCCAGGGCTGTTGCTGAGAAAGTCGCACGGTTAAACGGGGTCTACATTGATCCTGAAACCGATGTCGAGTTCGGTAAACGTTACCAGGACAGCGGCGGAACCTTTCATATGGTCTGGGGCGAAAATGCCAAGCCTTATAATGTGGTGAAAGTCACGGCCCGTAAAGATAATGCTACCGAGGGACAGCCGGATTCTCGCCTGCAGTTGTTCTTTGCCGGCTTTATGAGTGAGAAAACTGCCGCGGTAACGACTTCCGCAATCGCGTTTATTGAAGCCCGCGACATTGTGCTTGTTCTCGATTATTCAGGTTCAATGAGCTACGACAGTGAATTTGATGCGATGTCTTCCTATCGTCTGGGAAAATCGGCGGTGGAAGCCAACCTGGATGATATCTGGGAGACACTGGTTGACTCCGGCGCAACTTATTCTGATAGCGGTAAACTGAAGTTTCCCGCAACGGGCTATGGTAGAATAAATTCGGAAGTCGGGACTTATATCAGTTCCACTAACGACGATTATATTTACAGGGCTCTGGATCTGGATGAAGAAGATTCCAGTGGTAATTTAAAATACCCCTTTCCACAGGAAGGTAAAAATTATTATGGTAATCTGAACGGAGAGCCTTCTGGCAACACAAATAAGAATCTGTGGAAAAACTATATCAAATGGGTTCGGTCGGACGGCACTGTCAATAATTATGGTTACCGCAAAAAATATGGGTACCGCACTTTGATGGGATACCTGATTGAACAACGCAAGTTGAACAGCCAGTCTGAAGATCTGTGGCGGGCTCCCATTTATCCATTCAATGCGATGAAAGAAGGGGTGACGTTGTTTACCGAATTCCTCAGCGGTCTGGAGTTCGGCGATCATATTGGTCTGGTCACTTATGATGATACATCACGTATTCAATCTGTTTTAAATGAACAGGGGATTTCCGAGTCTGTTGATCTGGGAGATGAACTCATCACGAATCGATACTCTGATATCGATTCCATCCAGAGACACAAGCAGGCTTCTCACTATGCTCCTTACACTGGTATGGGTTATGGGATTAAAGATGCAAGAGAATTATTGCAGTCCCATGGCCGTGCTGGTGCGCGACCTACGATTCTGGTGATGACCGACGGTAATGCAAACCGTTCGCCTTCAGGCTGGTCACTGCCAGGTAGCTGGGACTGGGATGATGTGACCGATTTCGATGACGATGGTCAGTCTGACTATTCAACGAATGATCGGCACAAACAGTATGCATTCTGGCAAGCTGTGGAAGCAGCAAAGCTGGGGTATACGGTTCACACCATGACCGTAGGTGAAGGGGCAGATCGCAGCTTGATGCAGGCCATGGCCAAAGCGTGCAATGGGATCTGTATTGATGCTCCCGGTGGTGCAACGATCGAAGACATGAAGTCACAGTTACTGACTGCCTTCGGCAAGATTGCCGCCAATGTGCCTCCAGCGAAATTACTGGCGGATCCGGAAAGCGATTATTAA
- a CDS encoding DUF1549 domain-containing protein, whose protein sequence is MSCDKIRTIATFTVVLCASSVSGLFTAKTVAAEKQVSFYQQVRPILQAQCAGCHHPRNPEGEYVVTEFSHFLKGGESQTRAIVPGKPDESYLVQLITPHGNEAEMPKAKTPLSQDQINLVRLWIQQGARNDSPAKVEYRFNQEHPPTYSSPPVITSLAYSPDGKILAVAGFHEVILHAADGDQILARLIGKSQRIESVQFSPDGKSLAVTGGTPAERGEVQIWDLATKTLKKSIPVTYDTLYGASWSPDGKLLAFGCSDNTVRVIEVETGKEVLYQNAHYDWVLDTVFSTDGSHLISVSRDRTTKLTELKTQRFIDNITSITPKALTGGLAAIDRHPTQDTVLVGGADGVPKLYHVFRQSKRVIGDDANLVRQFPALKGRIFGVDIHPDGKQLVAVSSLNHTGELKVFDFEIASKFPEDLVKILSERVASRSAEDKKRVEENRNKGVKVVSEVKVPESGLYTVCYHPAGEVIATAGQDGQVRLYEAKTGKLKKSFVPVPLQQAGTLVAAKPTNSSKVPQNELNKLVVVDLNEKKLPEESFSNSDPLVKLEVQPAEATIAQKYDTIQFLVTGYTKSGAKTDLTRLVQKSLKEKDTIYVSPRGLVRALKPGTAEVQFSLHGQQATAKIRVADFPASYSPDYWRDVAPAFTKMGCNSGLCHGANKGKDGFKLSLRGTDDLFDLRAFTDDLKSRRVNLAAPEQSLILLKAIAEVPHKGGQVALAGNAHYEIVSSWIKEGTPLQRDAARVASIKVVPENPVVPRAGLLQQFRVLATYDNGEIRDVTSDAFIDCSNIEIAKMHHGGIAEALRRGEAPLLARYQGKYAATTVTVMGDRSEFAWKQQPVYNYIDELVDQKLKKTKTLPSELCSDAEFIRRIYIDLTGLPPTIDDVKAFLADKRESRTKRNELIDRLLASQEYVEHWTNKWADLLQVNRKYLGTEGSQLFHDWIRKSVAENVPYDKFVYNILSASGSNKEVPAASYFKIHRTPEDTMENTTHLFLSIRFNCNKCHDHPFERWTQDQYYETSAFFAQYDLKNAPESKGRTIGGTAVEGRKPLFEVVYDKNEGEMIHERTGAKTPPEFPYPAKFKMGEKKKEELTRREKLARWITSRDNQYFAKAYANRIWGYLTGTGLIEPIDDIRAGNPPSNPELLDRLTADFLEHDFDIRHMMRVVCQSRTYQLSIESNEWNEDDSINYSHAKARRLPAEVLYDALCRVTGSQSNIPGVPAGTRAAELPDVGFELKSDFLAKFGRAQRESPCECERSSSVELGPVMALISGPTVGNAISDPNNALNKLVQTEKDDSSLINSIFLRVLNRPASPEETQAGVKLIQQQIQSEHETLKKRLAAYEKGLKPEVIQQEDQRVQNIQSAQQKLSEFEKAIAPREAFLNKEQQARTAKLQKALSAYQSSIQDKIAAWEKQEAKGTHWTPIKPVTAKATNEATLEPQKDLSLLAKGKNGKGDYEIVTETSLKNLSAVRLEVLIDDSFPRKGPGRSTDGNFVLTEFEVYAAPKSKPDQKTKLKLLNAQADFSQNGYSIATAIDGKLAPQGNGWAVSPQIGKPHVASFDIQSPVPADDQGMILTFVMKQEFNSNTHSIGRFRLSITDGIGPTTLDKHPQDIQNILAKAVDKRNAAEKKKLQEYYSKADSQLQSMLKAVAESKQPRATDPVLVQYRKHLQEMQELKPVDRTLTRLRSDVQLSAEQLKHHRLIAAQDLTWALINSPAFLFNH, encoded by the coding sequence ATGTCCTGCGACAAGATCCGTACCATTGCAACTTTCACAGTTGTGCTCTGCGCCAGTTCTGTTTCCGGCCTGTTTACTGCGAAAACTGTGGCCGCTGAAAAACAAGTCAGCTTTTATCAGCAGGTCCGACCAATACTTCAGGCGCAGTGTGCCGGTTGCCACCATCCAAGAAATCCCGAAGGGGAATATGTCGTTACCGAGTTCTCCCATTTTCTTAAAGGGGGAGAAAGTCAAACCAGAGCGATTGTGCCCGGAAAACCGGATGAAAGTTACCTGGTTCAACTGATTACCCCCCATGGCAATGAAGCAGAAATGCCGAAAGCAAAAACGCCTCTATCTCAGGATCAGATTAATCTGGTCCGATTATGGATCCAGCAGGGGGCCCGCAATGACTCACCGGCAAAGGTGGAGTATCGTTTTAATCAGGAACACCCGCCGACCTATTCTTCTCCCCCGGTCATCACCTCGCTGGCTTATTCGCCTGACGGAAAAATACTGGCAGTCGCCGGGTTCCATGAAGTGATCCTGCATGCTGCCGACGGAGATCAGATTCTGGCCCGTTTGATTGGAAAGTCACAACGCATTGAATCGGTGCAGTTTTCCCCGGATGGAAAATCTCTGGCCGTCACAGGCGGGACTCCCGCGGAACGGGGAGAGGTTCAGATCTGGGATCTGGCGACCAAAACGCTCAAGAAGTCGATTCCGGTCACCTACGATACCCTGTATGGTGCCAGCTGGTCTCCCGATGGAAAACTGCTGGCATTTGGCTGCAGTGACAATACGGTCCGCGTCATTGAGGTGGAAACAGGAAAAGAAGTCCTGTACCAGAATGCCCATTACGACTGGGTACTGGATACTGTTTTTTCCACGGATGGCAGCCATCTGATATCAGTCAGCCGCGATCGCACGACTAAACTGACCGAGCTGAAAACCCAGCGGTTTATCGATAATATTACTTCAATTACACCCAAAGCCCTGACCGGAGGACTGGCTGCCATCGATCGGCATCCTACACAGGATACTGTGCTGGTCGGCGGTGCGGATGGTGTGCCAAAACTGTATCACGTTTTCCGGCAGTCGAAGCGGGTCATCGGAGATGATGCAAACCTGGTGCGCCAGTTCCCTGCTCTGAAAGGACGGATCTTCGGTGTCGATATTCATCCGGACGGTAAGCAACTGGTCGCTGTCAGCAGCCTGAACCATACTGGCGAACTGAAAGTCTTTGATTTTGAGATCGCATCCAAGTTTCCGGAAGATCTGGTCAAAATTCTTTCTGAGCGTGTGGCATCACGTTCGGCAGAAGATAAGAAACGGGTTGAGGAAAATCGCAATAAAGGGGTCAAAGTCGTCAGTGAAGTGAAAGTGCCGGAATCGGGCCTGTATACCGTCTGCTACCATCCAGCTGGTGAAGTTATCGCGACCGCCGGCCAGGATGGTCAGGTGCGTCTGTATGAAGCAAAAACAGGAAAGTTGAAGAAATCCTTTGTACCTGTTCCGTTACAGCAGGCCGGGACTCTTGTCGCTGCCAAGCCGACAAACAGCAGTAAAGTTCCACAAAACGAGTTAAACAAACTCGTTGTTGTCGATTTAAACGAGAAAAAACTTCCCGAAGAATCATTCAGCAATTCTGATCCACTGGTGAAACTGGAAGTACAACCTGCTGAAGCCACGATTGCCCAGAAATATGACACGATTCAGTTCCTGGTGACAGGGTATACCAAATCCGGTGCTAAGACGGATTTGACGCGACTGGTGCAGAAGTCACTCAAGGAGAAAGACACGATTTATGTCTCACCCCGCGGGCTGGTACGGGCATTAAAACCCGGTACTGCGGAAGTTCAGTTCAGTCTACACGGTCAGCAGGCAACAGCCAAAATCAGGGTGGCGGATTTTCCTGCCAGCTACAGTCCTGATTACTGGCGGGACGTGGCGCCGGCTTTTACAAAAATGGGTTGTAATTCCGGATTGTGTCACGGTGCCAATAAGGGGAAAGATGGATTTAAGCTCTCTTTGCGAGGCACCGATGATCTGTTTGACCTGCGTGCTTTCACAGACGATCTTAAATCGCGGCGCGTGAATCTGGCGGCTCCGGAGCAGAGTCTGATTCTGCTGAAAGCGATTGCGGAAGTTCCTCACAAGGGAGGCCAGGTGGCACTGGCCGGTAATGCCCATTACGAGATTGTTTCGTCATGGATTAAAGAGGGCACCCCGCTCCAGCGAGATGCGGCCCGTGTTGCCAGCATCAAAGTCGTGCCCGAAAATCCGGTTGTGCCTCGCGCAGGACTGCTGCAGCAGTTCCGGGTTCTGGCAACTTATGATAATGGTGAGATTCGCGATGTGACTTCCGATGCTTTTATTGACTGCAGTAACATTGAAATTGCCAAAATGCATCATGGCGGAATAGCAGAAGCACTTCGCCGCGGGGAAGCCCCCCTGCTCGCCCGTTATCAGGGTAAGTATGCGGCTACGACTGTCACCGTCATGGGAGATCGCTCTGAATTCGCCTGGAAACAACAGCCTGTCTACAACTATATCGACGAGCTGGTTGACCAGAAACTCAAAAAAACAAAGACCCTGCCTTCTGAGTTGTGTTCTGATGCTGAGTTTATCCGCCGGATTTATATCGATCTGACAGGATTACCGCCCACAATTGATGATGTCAAAGCGTTTCTCGCCGACAAACGCGAGTCGCGTACGAAACGCAATGAGTTGATTGACCGCTTACTGGCAAGTCAGGAATATGTGGAACACTGGACCAATAAATGGGCTGACCTGCTGCAGGTCAATCGCAAGTACCTGGGGACAGAAGGTTCTCAACTGTTCCACGACTGGATCCGCAAATCCGTCGCTGAGAATGTGCCTTACGACAAGTTTGTCTACAACATTCTGTCCGCTTCGGGATCTAATAAAGAAGTACCGGCTGCTTCGTATTTCAAAATCCATCGTACGCCTGAAGATACGATGGAAAATACGACACACCTGTTTCTCTCAATTCGTTTCAACTGCAATAAGTGCCACGATCATCCCTTTGAACGCTGGACTCAGGATCAATATTACGAAACGTCCGCTTTCTTCGCTCAGTATGATTTGAAGAATGCCCCGGAAAGTAAAGGACGCACGATTGGCGGAACCGCTGTCGAAGGCCGTAAGCCGCTGTTTGAGGTTGTGTATGATAAAAACGAAGGAGAAATGATCCACGAACGAACCGGAGCGAAAACACCGCCGGAATTCCCCTACCCTGCCAAATTCAAAATGGGTGAGAAGAAAAAAGAAGAACTGACCCGGCGTGAAAAACTGGCCCGCTGGATCACCTCCCGTGACAATCAGTACTTTGCCAAAGCTTATGCGAACCGCATCTGGGGTTATCTGACGGGGACCGGTCTGATCGAACCGATTGATGATATCCGGGCGGGTAATCCGCCTTCGAATCCGGAATTACTGGATCGATTAACGGCTGATTTTCTTGAACATGATTTTGATATCAGGCATATGATGCGCGTGGTCTGTCAGTCGCGTACTTATCAGTTATCCATCGAATCCAACGAGTGGAATGAAGATGACAGCATTAACTATTCGCATGCAAAAGCGCGGCGTCTGCCGGCAGAAGTCTTGTATGATGCCTTGTGCCGTGTCACGGGTTCACAGTCCAATATCCCTGGAGTTCCGGCCGGTACCCGTGCAGCTGAACTGCCCGACGTCGGCTTTGAATTGAAAAGTGACTTCCTGGCAAAGTTCGGGCGTGCACAACGCGAAAGTCCTTGTGAGTGTGAGCGGTCTTCCAGCGTGGAACTGGGACCGGTTATGGCGTTGATCAGTGGGCCCACCGTGGGAAATGCCATTAGTGATCCCAATAACGCTTTGAACAAACTGGTGCAGACTGAAAAAGATGATTCGTCTCTGATTAACTCTATCTTCTTACGTGTATTGAACCGCCCTGCTTCTCCCGAGGAGACACAGGCAGGTGTCAAGCTCATTCAACAGCAGATTCAGAGCGAACATGAGACATTGAAAAAGCGTCTGGCGGCCTATGAAAAAGGATTGAAGCCGGAAGTGATTCAGCAGGAAGATCAGCGCGTACAGAATATTCAGTCAGCACAACAGAAGCTGTCTGAGTTTGAGAAAGCGATTGCGCCACGCGAAGCCTTCCTCAATAAGGAACAACAGGCACGCACAGCGAAGCTGCAGAAAGCATTGTCCGCCTACCAGAGTTCGATTCAGGACAAGATCGCTGCCTGGGAAAAACAGGAAGCAAAAGGGACCCACTGGACTCCCATCAAGCCTGTAACCGCGAAAGCGACGAATGAAGCAACTCTGGAACCACAGAAAGATCTGTCCCTGCTGGCGAAGGGGAAAAATGGTAAAGGTGATTATGAAATCGTCACAGAAACCAGTCTGAAAAATCTTTCGGCAGTCCGGCTGGAAGTATTGATCGATGATTCGTTTCCCAGGAAAGGTCCCGGTCGTTCGACAGATGGGAACTTTGTATTGACTGAATTCGAAGTCTACGCGGCTCCGAAATCAAAACCGGATCAGAAAACAAAGCTCAAGTTGTTGAACGCTCAGGCTGATTTCAGTCAGAATGGGTACTCAATTGCGACGGCCATTGATGGCAAGCTTGCTCCGCAGGGAAATGGCTGGGCAGTCTCACCACAGATTGGAAAACCACATGTCGCCAGTTTCGATATCCAGTCGCCGGTCCCCGCTGATGATCAGGGAATGATTTTGACATTTGTCATGAAGCAGGAGTTCAACAGCAATACGCATTCGATTGGCCGTTTCCGTCTGTCTATCACGGACGGCATCGGACCAACCACCCTCGATAAACATCCCCAGGATATTCAGAATATTCTGGCGAAGGCGGTCGATAAACGAAATGCTGCCGAGAAAAAGAAACTGCAGGAATATTACAGCAAAGCCGACAGTCAGTTGCAGTCGATGTTAAAAGCAGTTGCCGAGAGTAAACAGCCACGCGCGACCGACCCGGTTCTGGTGCAATACCGTAAGCATCTGCAGGAAATGCAGGAACTCAAACCGGTTGACCGGACACTCACACGACTGCGAAGTGATGTGCAGTTAAGTGCCGAACAGCTCAAACATCACCGTCTGATTGCGGCTCAGGACCTGACCTGGGCTTTGATTAACAGTCCGGCGTTTCTGTTTAATCATTAA
- a CDS encoding DUF1501 domain-containing protein, translated as MLIIPGQPGKEVCESRNQISRRDLLRVGGSGMMGMGLGSMLQLQEAAANSNEGGGGPGWAKAKSVILIFLQGGPSHIDLWDPKENVPDNVRSVFKPISTKMPGVQFTELLPNLAQNNDKFTMIRSMSYTPKGLFNHTAAIYQMLTGYTTDKVSPSGQLEPPSPKDFPNFGSNVIRLQPPQVSMLPFVMLPRPLQESNVVGKAGTAGFLGRAYDPYYLYPPGDDMDMNKMDKISVDDLKLRPDVYTSRLQRRASLRDTINKGMPQLNKAVEDYKLDKYYSRALDLVISGRARDAFALDQESDAVRDQYGRNTFGQSLLLARRLVEAGTRVVEVVWPKVANSNNHSWDVHSGLTNRLKNQSAPMFDQGLASLISDLYDRGTLDETLVVAVGEFGRSPQRGVSTSGNSNSDDGRDHWPYCYTSLLAGAGIKRGYVHGESDKTGSSPRKDPVHPRELLATIYHSFGINPETIVYNHLNQPRELVKAQAVTKLMG; from the coding sequence ATGCTGATCATTCCCGGTCAACCAGGCAAGGAAGTATGTGAGTCTCGAAATCAAATTTCACGACGTGATTTGTTGCGGGTAGGTGGTTCCGGCATGATGGGTATGGGACTGGGGTCCATGCTGCAACTGCAGGAAGCGGCGGCCAACAGTAATGAAGGTGGTGGCGGCCCCGGCTGGGCCAAAGCCAAAAGTGTCATTCTGATCTTTCTGCAAGGGGGCCCCAGCCACATTGATTTGTGGGATCCTAAAGAAAATGTACCCGATAACGTACGCAGTGTATTCAAGCCGATCTCCACCAAAATGCCCGGTGTGCAGTTTACCGAGCTGCTTCCCAATCTGGCTCAGAATAATGACAAGTTCACGATGATCCGTTCGATGAGCTACACACCCAAAGGACTCTTCAATCACACCGCTGCCATCTATCAGATGTTGACCGGTTACACGACCGACAAGGTCAGCCCTTCCGGCCAGCTGGAACCGCCCAGTCCCAAGGACTTCCCGAACTTTGGTTCCAACGTGATCCGTCTGCAGCCACCACAGGTTTCCATGTTACCTTTCGTGATGCTGCCTCGTCCTCTGCAGGAAAGTAATGTGGTCGGCAAAGCGGGTACCGCAGGCTTCCTGGGACGTGCCTATGATCCTTACTATCTGTATCCACCCGGAGACGATATGGATATGAATAAGATGGACAAGATCAGTGTCGACGACCTGAAACTGCGTCCCGATGTTTATACATCCCGTCTGCAGCGTCGCGCCAGTCTGCGTGACACAATCAACAAAGGCATGCCTCAACTCAACAAAGCGGTTGAGGACTACAAGCTCGATAAATATTACAGTCGTGCCCTGGATCTGGTGATTTCCGGGCGTGCCCGTGATGCGTTTGCTTTGGATCAGGAATCGGATGCTGTCCGTGATCAATATGGTCGCAATACGTTTGGCCAGAGTTTGTTGCTGGCAAGACGTCTGGTGGAAGCGGGAACGCGTGTCGTTGAAGTGGTCTGGCCGAAAGTTGCCAATTCCAATAACCATTCCTGGGACGTCCATTCCGGTCTGACCAATCGTTTGAAAAATCAGTCGGCTCCCATGTTCGATCAGGGACTGGCCAGTCTGATCTCCGATTTGTACGACCGTGGTACACTGGATGAGACTCTGGTCGTGGCGGTTGGTGAATTCGGACGCAGTCCGCAACGCGGCGTCAGTACTTCCGGAAACTCAAACAGTGATGACGGACGCGATCACTGGCCTTACTGTTATACTTCCCTGCTTGCAGGTGCCGGGATTAAACGGGGCTACGTGCATGGTGAATCGGACAAAACCGGTTCGAGCCCGCGAAAAGATCCCGTCCATCCCCGCGAACTGCTGGCAACGATTTATCATTCGTTCGGAATTAATCCGGAAACGATTGTGTATAACCATCTGAATCAGCCCCGCGAACTGGTGAAAGCCCAGGCCGTCACCAAACTCATGGGATAA
- a CDS encoding DNA alkylation repair protein, with translation MPEPLKDRYDEAYLNRLIEELARYSPRFPRKRMLQFVFDAEWEQRELKQRMRHITHALHEFLPNDYGTALTVLERAAPSFGGFEAMFFPDFVEVYGLKDWDRSMAALEHFTKFSSSEFAVRPFIVQDQQRMIRQLKLWAASSDQHVRRLASEGSRPRLPWAMALPAFKQNPAPLLPILKRLKSDSSEYVRRSVANHLNDISKDHPQIVLSLAEQWLKGKPETRWIVKHGCRTLLKQGDPQTLALFGYRRPDNLKIRKFELQPSVISMGEEVRFEFELVSHKTELGQIRMEYAVEFVRQKGATTRKVFKISEGVYPEHSRVYRSKHSFKPISTRRYYPGIHRLAIIVNGQQLEQVEFELQDA, from the coding sequence ATGCCTGAACCGCTTAAAGACCGCTACGATGAAGCCTATCTCAATCGACTGATTGAGGAACTTGCCCGCTATTCGCCGCGCTTTCCTCGCAAGCGTATGCTGCAGTTTGTGTTTGACGCGGAATGGGAGCAGCGTGAACTGAAACAGCGTATGCGGCATATTACGCATGCGTTGCATGAGTTTCTGCCGAATGATTATGGGACTGCACTCACCGTTTTAGAGCGGGCTGCCCCCTCTTTTGGTGGTTTTGAAGCAATGTTCTTCCCTGACTTTGTTGAAGTCTACGGCCTGAAGGACTGGGATCGCTCTATGGCAGCACTGGAACATTTTACGAAGTTCTCCAGCAGCGAATTTGCCGTCCGTCCGTTTATTGTGCAAGATCAGCAACGCATGATCCGCCAGTTGAAGCTCTGGGCTGCATCGTCGGATCAGCATGTTCGCAGGCTGGCTTCCGAGGGGAGTCGCCCCCGTTTGCCGTGGGCAATGGCTTTACCGGCCTTTAAACAGAATCCTGCCCCCCTGCTGCCAATTCTGAAACGGTTGAAATCCGATTCCAGTGAATATGTCAGGCGGAGCGTCGCCAATCATCTGAATGACATCTCCAAAGATCATCCTCAAATCGTTTTGTCTCTGGCTGAACAGTGGCTCAAAGGAAAACCGGAAACACGCTGGATTGTAAAGCACGGCTGTCGGACATTATTAAAACAGGGAGATCCGCAGACGCTGGCTCTGTTCGGTTATCGCCGGCCGGATAACCTCAAAATCAGAAAGTTTGAACTCCAGCCGTCTGTCATCAGCATGGGAGAAGAGGTGAGGTTTGAATTTGAACTGGTTTCACATAAAACGGAACTGGGGCAAATCCGCATGGAATATGCCGTTGAATTTGTGAGACAGAAAGGCGCGACAACCCGTAAAGTATTTAAGATTTCGGAAGGCGTTTACCCTGAGCATTCCAGAGTCTATCGATCAAAACATTCCTTCAAACCCATTTCCACACGCAGGTATTATCCCGGCATCCATCGTCTGGCGATTATTGTCAACGGTCAGCAGCTGGAACAGGTAGAATTTGAACTGCAGGATGCCTGA